A window from Bufo bufo chromosome 1, aBufBuf1.1, whole genome shotgun sequence encodes these proteins:
- the FGF21 gene encoding fibroblast growth factor 21: MDNYMNVMIRQHFSSKRGFLVKGLFLIALAFSSSKRALASPIRDNSPILGFADQVRLRHLYADNEHTHLHLQITPEGKVSGTKEKNLYSLLEIKAVKPSILVIKGVKTTRYLCMDSRHHLYGSLFYKEDDCNFREVPQADGYNLYYSEKHPAQLTLTPSRGGHQFGKQLVRFMPLESSIPLESLYAIDNSYDYQPGSNLHIEDPLGMIDRSSIFSPSLDS, from the exons ATGGACAACTACATGAATGTAATGATTAGACAGCATTTTTCTTCAAAGCGAGGATTTTTAGTCAAGGGTCTTTTTCTCATTGCATTGGCGTTTAGTAGCTCTAAAAGGGCACTAGCTAGTCCTATTAGAGACAACAGCCCAATTCtcggctttgcagaccaggtacgaCTAAGACATCTTTATGCAGATAATGAGCACACACATCTACATCTTCAGATCACCCCTGAAGGAAAAGTGAGTGGCACCAAGGAGAAGAACTTATACA GTCTGCTGGAAATAAAAGCAGTAAAACCAAGCATTTTGGTGATTAAAGGAGTGAAAACTACTCGTTATCTTTGCATGGATTCCAGGCATCACTTGTATGGATCT CTGTTTTATAAAGAAGATGATTGCAATTTCCGTGAAGTTCCACAAGCAGATGGATACAACTTGTATTATTCAGAAAAGCATCCAGCTCAGCTCACCCTTACTCCATCCAGAGGAGGACACCAATTTGGCAAACAGCTGGTCCGTTTCATGCCACTTGAAAGCTCTATTCCCCTGGAATCCTTATATGCAATAGATAATTCTTATGATTACCAGCCTGGGAGCAACTTACACATAGAAGATCCTTTAGGCATGATAGacaggtccagcatcttcagtccAAGCCTGGATTCCTAG